A single genomic interval of Pyrus communis chromosome 7, drPyrComm1.1, whole genome shotgun sequence harbors:
- the LOC137740658 gene encoding uncharacterized protein — MGKMALPIKVSSSSSQALPVHQQFPELPKAQEPVQSLSDISPSSSLKGKPSKSSSSKKKEDSDKSSQLLDLAQQLMAEAARLQKKKGSDSDSDASDAGSQPPANWADQVDLQDAQDPTRWVKWWDKFNHQKIIDLVKVEFPQASFQALPIKVSSSSSQALPVHQQFPELPKAQEPVQSLSDISPSSSLKGKPSKSSSSKKKEDSDKSSQLLDLAQQLMAEAARLQKKKGSDSDSDASDAGSQPPANWADQVDLQDAQDPFDY; from the exons atgggtaaaatg GCACTGCCAATCAAAGTTTCATCTTCGTCCTCACAAGCTTTGCCAGTTCATCAGCAATTTCCTGAATTACCAAAAGCTCAGGAACCAGTTCAGTCCCTTTCAGACATTAGTCCGTCATCTTCCCTCAAAGGAAAACCTTCTAAGTCCTCCAGTTCAAAGAAAAAGGAGGATTCTGATAAGTCCTCCCAGCTTCTGGACTTGGCTCAACAGCTCATGGCTGAAGCAGCAAGACTACAGAAAAAGAAAGGTTCCGACTCGGACTCTGACGCTTCTGATGCAGGGTCTCAGCCTCCCGCCAATTGGGCTGATCAAGTGGACCTTCAAGATGCTCAAGATCC aaccagatgggtaaaatggtgggataaattcaaccaccaaaaaattattgatcttgtaaaagtgGAATTTCCCCAGGCATCTTTTCAGGCACTGCCAATCAAAGTTTCATCTTCGTCCTCACAAGCTTTGCCAGTTCATCAGCAATTTCCTGAATTACCAAAAGCTCAGGAACCAGTTCAGTCCCTTTCAGACATTAGTCCGTCATCTTCCCTCAAAGGAAAACCTTCTAAGTCCTCCAGTTCAAAGAAAAAGGAGGATTCTGATAAGTCCTCCCAGCTTCTGGACTTGGCTCAACAGCTCATGGCTGAAGCAGCAAGACTACAGAAAAAGAAAGGTTCCGACTCGGACTCTGACGCTTCTGATGCAGGGTCTCAGCCTCCCGCCAATTGGGCTGATCAAGTGGACCTTCAAGATGCTCAAGATCCGTTTGATTATTGA